The Miscanthus floridulus cultivar M001 chromosome 6, ASM1932011v1, whole genome shotgun sequence genomic interval GAGTAATGGCTGTATAGTAATTGTTACTGAGCCTCgataaatggtggagaagtcggcGATTATTCGACGAGTAATAACCAACAACGGCGATAAATGAGCAACTGTGGGCTGCAGTTACACGAAAGCCCAGGCTGTGGCCCATTAATCTGCGTCAGAGAATTTGGAAGGGAGCAAACTGCGggcacggtttcccaaaaaccctcgaatgcgagagagtggggaaagtgctttataactgcgccgccgcatcCCGCATTCATACCTTTGCCACTCTGCCACCCCGTCCTCATCCTCAATCCTCGCGTTTTCAGATTTCGTTTCCACATTTGCTTCCTCCGCCAAACCCCAATCACATCGGAGAGATAGCGCCGAAGAAAGGAGCTGCCAAATCGAAcaaaacaagccccaagaaggcgagcgccggcgcccggcgggacgaagagtgggtgccgtcgcgaACGAGAGAGGCGGAGcttaacagattggtggaggctggcgttcttcctgaccgtgctaccgccggatggcggccggcCCTCGGTGAGTCTTTACCAACCCCgcataccgatgaagtggtggtattcgatgATTATTTCTGGCGCGGGTTGGAATTTCCTGTTCACCCgttcctgagggatctgttggagttttGGGTGAttagtctatgcaacctccaTTCCCAATACTAttctgcacatctcaatcttcatccatttctgtgaggcatatctcggaATCCTCCCCCATTTCAATCTCTTTCGTTACCTGTTCTGGCTTGAAaaagagaggcggcggtggttccaaagtggtcggcggggtgtaccTTCAGCTGTGCGATGGGATGACGGACGAGTATCTTACTGTGCCACTGAACACATctttgaaggggtggaacgctaggtggttctacatgaaacagagccacccAGCCGTCCGCTgcgacgccgaccacatccctGGAGAACCTAGAGGAGCTGGTCGGAAACGCCGAAcagcgctgacatggagcaagtgaaggagcttcTTGCCTTGATAAAGGGCGTGAGAACCAACGGCGGATTGATAGCGGCAAGCTTTATAGTACGTCCGCGTGCAGCCTTGTAAGAAGAGAGCGCATCCAGCCTTCGAGTTCAAGGGGGAAACCGACGGTACCCGAGAGAGGCCGGAGTTGCTGTCGAGGAACGTTTGTGAAGAGCGGGCTACAGAACTATTCGCTCCGTTTTCCTCTTTTAACATGTCAGGGTATATGAGGCCCTTCAACTGCAAAAATCtgcctcaggtaaatatctcagttgtgtattCCTGATGCATTTTATCCTTCTTCATTGCCGAGCAGCAGACTGATTTacctatgcaaagatccattcacaggatagGGCGGTGTACTTTTCTAAGTGTGCCGAAGGGCAATTGGCCACCCGCTGTGGATGCACGACCATCAACTCAACCTGAAGGAAGTGCCATCGGTATCTTGCCGGACTCCGGAGGCACGGTTGTTGATCGGACGGAGAGTTCTCCCACGGTGTCGGAGAAAGCCCGGGGGAAGAGGGCTAGCGGCAGATGAGCCTGGcccagaagaggaggaagacggaCGGGTTCTGCTTCCATCAAAtcgggtggcatctcgcttggcgatgaTCAGACCAGTCGAACGTGGAGGACCGCTGTGTTCGACTAGTCGGATGACGATGAAGTTCCGACGGatcctccaccgagcacgaaggAGCCTCCGCGCAGCACTCTCACGGGGAGTCAATCAAGGGGAGGCGAAGAAGTCCCTGATCCACAGACGAGGGAAGTCCCCGAGTAGCGGACGAGGGAAGTTCCCGTACAACAGACGACGGGAGTCCCCGTACAGCAGACGACGGGAGTCCCCGTACAACAGATGACGGGAGTCCCTACGGGGCAAGCGACGGAAGTCCCCGAACAACAGGCGGAGGCAAACCCGGAGCAGCAGGCGGAGAGAGCCCCAGAGCAGCAGACAGAAAAGAGGTCGATTGTGGAGGAGCCGAGACCTCCCCCGCAGAGCACGGGAGTCGACCCCACGGctgcacctgggggctcgggcaggcaccgccggttcaagaaattgagccggcagaccaaaccgtaagtattcttgtattgaattaGCCTGTTTCGTGGTTGAATTAGCCTGCTGGTACCCTTTGGAAACTAACAGACctcgtagtatctttgggatatcttccaaatgtcttgcggaaggcgccgaccagagtcgtgtcccgcaaggcttcgtcttgtgggctgggccgcccctgagggcgcaccccatgtggtctgccgtgggtatctggggtcataccccccatagggTTCTCCAGGTATTTAAGCTGATTTATGTTGTCCATGTATTGTAACACTATGTATCTATGTGCTTATTATCATTGGTCATTGAGATTGAGTGAGATGATAGAAGACAAAAATTTCATTTATCTTCCTATACCTGGACCGGTCCATTGTTTTGCTCTTGGTATGTTAAAAGCACACAATATTTGCTTATTGAAGTCAGTGTGAAAACCATGTTAAAATATTAAAATATGTGCTAGGTTTAGTATTTGTGAGTGTTTATGGGGTCTCATACAATAATTTTGTGATTTCGAATTTGTGATCCAGCAAATTAATCGAGTGTTTGTGGAATATATATGATGCCCAATGCATGCAATTCAAATCATGCTGTCCTTGTTTCACAGTTTATCCTTGTTTTGTTGATGAATTAACCTGGTATATTTTTGAATCTGGGATTTAGGGAGCCGGCAGTAGGTGCTCTAGGTGTTTAAGATTGTTACAACAATGTCTCATGAGAATGAATTATTTTTGAAACGAACATGAGAATGAATAATGTACTGCAAGGTaaatgctatatgtgtgaatatGCTTTTTATTATTTGTCATCTAGTTAATGAGGtagttgttttttttaaaaaaaaagaggtaGCAGAAGATTTTTTTAGTTCCTGTACCTGGAATGTGTTTCTAATTCCGCAGCAGTACATGTAGTTGTTCATTATGCTGTTTGATGATCACTAAAAAGTAGCAAACGTTTTTTAGCAGTTTGGAATTGTTTCCTGGGTTGCATAATACAGAAAGAAAAACAATCTTTAGCCCTTGTACTAAAACACTTTTATTATGAATCTCAGATGTGGTTATCAATTTGTGGATATATCAGGAAAGTGTCAAGGAAACTTCAGTTTTAAATGTTATGGCAATCCAACAGGCACACTTCACTTTTTTACTCAGTGTAGTGTCATTTCACTTGTATATTTCAGGAGTGACACTTTCAACATTTTTTTTGTAGAGCTAGCACCTTAACTTATGCTTGTCAAGATAACCGGGTTCTTCAAATTTGTGATGGGACTGGAAACAAGAAGAAGGTGGTTATCCTTGGAACTGGATGGGCAGGTGCAAGTTTCTTGAGAAATATCGACACATCTTTGTATGATGTCCATGTGGTATCACCTCGCAATTACTTCACCTTCACTCCTTTGTTGCCAAGTGTGACATGTGGCACAGTTGAAGCACGTAGTATCGTGGAGCCAATTCGCAATATCGTGAGAAAGGTATGTCCATATAGCTCTAAAAGGGAATATGCTCCAAATTTGTAGTACTTATGGCTATGATATGAtcatattttttgttttttttaatctgtgTCAGTACATAGGATATATTATGGACTGTACAATTGATATGTATAATAAAGTGCTAGTTCTGCAACTGATCTGTGCATAACATTCTGTAGAGAAATGGTGCATTCCGATTTTGGGAGGCTGAGTGCTTCAAGATTGATCCAACAAACAAAAAAGTCCACTGCAGATCAGATGTTGGGACGAACATTAATGGAAACGGTGAATTTGTTGTGGATTATGATTACCTGATTGTCAGTGTTGGGGCTAGACCTAATACTTtcaacacccctggtgttactgAGAATTGCCATTTCCTAAAGGTAAGTACTATAAGGCCTAGTGAAGCAATGAAGTACCTAGTTGAATTGATGAACAAGGTTTTGCATGCTATTTATTTATGTTTATATAGATGCCAGATTTACCTTGGGTCCTACTCCCTACATTTTCAATTATATAGGTCACTTTAGCTTTGTCCTACGAAAAACTTCTAACTTTGACcatgtttttagaaaaaaatacattaacatctacaagttcaaataaatgcactatcaagacaTGATTTATAGAGAATTTTATGGAACTAATTGACTAATTTGATATTGTAGATATTGGTGTTTTTTTCCctacaaacttggtcaaagttagttTAGTTTGATTTAGAGCAAAGTTAAATTTTATTATTTGGTTTACTTGTGTTTATCCATGACCTGCTGTTTTATGCTGCTCTTGATGTAACATGTAATGATCCTAACGTTTTTTAATATATTTTGTACAATTGAATGCCTTTTGATAGTGTTACTATTGTAGGAAGTAGAAGATGCTCAAAAGATCAGGAAGAGTGTCATGAAATGTTTTGAAAGAGCTGCCCTTCCAAACCTTTCTgaggaagagagaaagaagaACCTTCATTTCGTTGTTATTGGTGGTGGCCCAACAGGGGTTGAATTTGCTGCAGAGTTGCACGACTTTGTGAATGAAGACTTGGCAAAGTTGTATCCTGATGTAAAGAAGTATGTAAACATTTCAGTAATTGAAGCAGGAGGTCATATCCTTACAATGTAAGTTCGTTTGATGCTTTTAACTCGTTTGATTTGATGTTTACTTCACTCATTCTAATTATGTGGAGAGACCAAATGAAATGGTTAGATgtgtcctctttttcttttttgtaatAAAGAACAAAAAAAAGTGTTTCTGAAGATTTGGTGTCTCATAATTGCTATTTTTTATGCGGTGCTTCGTATGTTTATGAAGTTATAATATGAAAGGCTCAAGAAAAATCTCCTGAATCAGCCTATGTGTTTAGTGCACTTGTTGCCTCCTGATATATTTAGATCTGTTGCAATCTTTTTATAAATATTTCATGGTTTATTTAGGTTTGACAAAAGAATCACTCAATTTGCGGAAGAGAAGTTCAAGAGGGATGGCATAGATTTGAAGACAAATTTTAAGGTCGTGAAGGTGTCTGATAAGGATATTACCATGACCAATCCTGCTACAGGAGAGGTCGCTGTTCCTTATGGGATGGCAGTTTGGTCAACTGGAATTGGAACCCGTCCCATCATTATGGATTTCATGAAGCAAGTTGGTCAGgtatatcttgtattcttgttctCTTCACGAGTGAAAATTGCCCATGTACACACCAAGTTTAATATCAACATGACTTTTGCAGGGGAATCGGCGTGTACTAGCTACTGATGAGTGGCTTAGGGTTCAAGGGTGTGAGGATGTATATGCTCTTGGTGATTGCACAACAATTGCTCAAAGAAAAGTTATGGTATGTTCATGCTACTCAATTTTTAAAACATGTTATACCAATAAGCACACCATGGGTATGACACCTATTTATCAAAATTACTACTCGTGGCCTCCTCTCTTTGTTCAAACTGACACCTGCATCTAGCTTGTTCTTAAGAATGGCAACTGTGTGTATTGTCTTTTACCTTTTTTTATAATCTGTCTCTAATACCAAAAGTATCTGCTGTTGTCACACAGAGAGGAACTAATTAGAAAATTGTTGTTGCTTTAGTGTTGAGTTCCTAGCTACTGATATGTCTGTTTTGTCAATATAAATACAAATACTTTGTATCAAATAAATTCTATATTGTGTCAGCTAGCACAATCTTCTTACATGCATGTTTAATGGGCTGTATAACTGTATTAATGGATTTTTCAGTAAGATACATGCTGCTGCAATGTTTTGCGTAGCAGAAATCAATTATACTACTTGCAGTCATCTTTATATGACATTtataaaaaaaagggcgtacccagtgcagagagctcccgctctgtgcggggtctggggaagggtgtgtTAGCGCTTCGGCTCCTGAGATTGTACTGGTGGTGGACTGGAGGTCGTGGCTTGAAGAGACGCCGGCGAACTGGAGGTGCcgtggccggcgtcgagctctcGCGAGTAGATGGGAAAGGAGAATACGTGCAGGAGAATAGGTTGGGGGCCCAAGGGAGACGTGAGTCTCAATCCCAGGCTTCCTTTCATTAAGCAACTAGAGTTTGGTACTTATACAATTGATCCTATCAACTTGAATCTAATCCTGACTCGAATAACAAACTGACTGAATAACAAATCCCTGAAATCTAGGACTCTTGATAACTAAACCTCACGTGACTAGGCACCAGCCTCATGGTGGCCCCACTGGTCAGCCACGGTTCCTTCGGTGATATACTTTCCcagtcataacatctctccccccctcgacgaacagctcgtcctcgagctgaaacgcCGGAAAGAGGGCGCGAAACTCCTCAACGGGCTCCCACAGTAGCTTCAGTATCTGGAAGACCGTCCCATTGAATCAAGACGTGCCAAACACCGCGACGAAGCTGACCCCGGACGGCACGGGCAGGGCGATGAAGAACCCGGCCAGTTCCGAAGTGGAGGAAGCGGCGGTGTCGACTCTGGTGGTGTGCCATGGAAGGGCTTGAGCACAtcccacatggaacacatcatggatGCGCGCGTGCTCCGGAAGACGAAGACGATAGGCCACCTGTCCAACACGTTCTGTGATCTGGTATGGACCAGCGAAGCGGGGGGCGAGCTTGCCCCGAAACCCCGGCGCCAAAGACTGGGCTGGACGATGAAGGATCCGCAAGAGGACCCAGTCGCCCACAGCAAGCTCCAGGGGCCGATGGCGAGCGTCATAGGACTCCTTAGCATATGCCTGAGCCTGCAACAAACGATCCCGTACCTCTGCAAGGAAGTCGTCACGGTCACGAAGTAAGCCGTCCACAAGCATCAGTCCGTGCAGTACCGGCCGTGTAGGGCAGAAGGGCTGGCGGAGGCCGGCCGTACACCACCTCAAATGGTGTCGTCCGGAGCGAGGAGTGATAAGATGTGTTGTAACAATATTCGGCCCACGGTAACCAATCAATCCAGGAACGAGGCCGATCTCCAGTAATGCACCGCAAATACATGGCAATAGTACGATTGACGACTTCGGACTGACCATCCGTCTGTGGGTGAAATGCAGTGCTCATCCGAAGTTTGACTGCCAGCAAGCTTGAACAGATCTCTCCACACATTCCCAGTGAACACGGGATCCCTGATCCGAGACAATGGAGGCTGGAAACCCATGGAGACGAACAATGCCCTTGAAGAAGCTTTTAGCGACACTTGCAGCAGTGTAGGGGTGACTCAATGCAATGAAATGAGCATGTTTTGAGAAACGATCAACCACCGTGAGTATGACGCTCTTCCCACCGACCCGAGGAAGGCCCTCGATGAAGTCCAGCGCGATATCAGACCAAACCTGCGTTGGGACCTGCAATGGCTGCAAGAGGCCTGCTGGATGAAGGTGATCAGTTTTATTCTTCTGGCAGACCGGGCAGGAACGGATTAACTCGCTAACCAACCGGCGATCATGATCAACCACAAAATCCTGGCGCAAGCGCTGGAGTGTCTTCTGAGTTCCTTCGTGACCCACTTCATGGGCAAGTTGGAGCACCACTGGTAGCGCCGCTGAAGTTGCCGGCACATAAACTCGTGAGCCCCGGAGGATGAGGCCATGCTCCACACGCCAGGGAGCCCCGCGCTCAGCTACCACCGAATCACGGAGCGCGTGGAGGGCTGCATCGTGCTCCAGTTCACTGACGGAGGTCATCATAGAGTTGGAACGAAGGTCCTGACAGAGCCAGCACATGTGCAGCTTCATCCTCCCGTCTGGACAAGGCATCGGCGACGGTATTCAAGTGCCCCGGTCTATACTCCACCACAAAATCATAGCCAAAAAGCTTGCTCACCCAATGATGCTGCGGCACTGTAGAAAGACGTTGGTCGAGCAAAAATTTCAAGGCATAATGGTCTGTCCGTACTGTGAACGAACGCCCCCAAAGGTATGGCCTCCAGTGTCGAACCGCCTGGACCAGGCCTATCAACTCGCGCTCATATGCAGCCAGCTTCAAATGACGGGCGGACAAATGGTCGGCTGAAGTAGGCCAGGGCGCCTGACCCTGGTGTAGGACTGCCCCAAAACCCGAGCCCGAAGCATCACAATCCACTGTGAACTGTCGATCAAAATCAGGAAGCTGCAGTACCGGCGCAGTGGACAGAGCTTGTTTGAGGGCGTCAAATGCTGCTGTTGCTTCATCTGTCCAGGTGAAACCATCCTTGCGAAGTAAAGTAGTGAGAGGGGCAGCAACAGTTCCATAATTCTTGATAAACTTGCGATAGTACCCTGCGAGGCCGAGGAAACCACGAAGACCACGCGCTGAGCGGGGCTGCGGCCAGCTGGCCACTACTGCCACCTTCTCGCCATCCATGGCGACGCCCTCCGATGAAATGATGTGCCCCAGATATGCCACGGACGTCGTCGCGAACGCACACTTGGATCGTTTAAGCCGCAATTGGTGTTCCCGAAGGGCCGAGAGCACCAAGTTCATGTGTTGGAGGTGTAGAGACCATGAAGGGCTGTATATCAAAATATCGTCAAAAAACACCAAGACTGAACTTACGAAGATACGGGCGAAGAACGGTGTTCATCAAGGCCTGGAACGTGGCGGGAGCGTTCGTGAGCCCGAagggcatcaccaggaactcaaagtggccttcatggGTCCGGAAGGCTGTCTTCTCGACGTCGGCTGCGTGCATGCGCACTTGATGATATCCAGAGCGCAagtcaagttttgtgaagaaccgTGCGCCCTGAAGCTCATCCAACAGTTCCTCGACAACCGGAATCGGAAACTTATCCTTCACTGTGTGTTTGTTGAGGGCGCGATAATCCACGCAAAAACGCCAAGAGCCATCTTGCTTTTTGACGAGAAGAACTGGCGCGGAGAAAGCTGAGGTGCTAGGACGTATGATGCCTTGCTGTAGCATCGCTGCACACTGTTGCTCGAGTTCGTCCTTTTGGAGTTGTGGGTACCGGTAGGGGCGCACCGCAACGGGTTCCGTGTTTGATTTCAGATGAATGCGATGGTCACATTCACGGGCCGGGGGCAGCCCGCGAGGCTCGGAGAAGACGTCTTCAAAggacaggagcagcctgtcaagcaCTGCTTGCTCCGTGGCGCGGACGGAGTTGAGGCGCTGCGTTGACTGTACGTCGTAGCGAGTAGAACCGACTCCCCTCCAGAACACGCGGTGACCACCGCGCGTGAACGCCATACAGAGATCGTCGAAGTCCCACAATATTGGCCCAAGCGTGCGAAGGAATGCCACGCCCAATACCATATCCCATCTGTCCAAAGGAATCGTGTAGCAGTCCACCGAAAAGCTTTCATCCGCGATCCGTATGCCCACGTCACGAGCAAGGCCGCGACAGGCTACTCGATCCCCGTTGGCAACGATGACGCCCGCGCCGGGGCATGGATCGAAGTGCAAGCCGACCCGGCGGGCAACATCTTCTCGGACGAAATTATGAGTAGATCCTGAGTCCAGCAGCGCAAGACATTGCACGTTGCCGATCTGGACGTATACCTGCATAGTATCTTCCGTCCGTACGCCGGCGATGGCAGCCAGCGATATCGTTGGAGGTTCTGCAGCAGTGTTCATGGGCTGCTTGTCATCATCTGAATCATCTGGCTCTTCGACAATataatcagcagcctccaaataAAATAGACGCTTGCACTTATGGCCTTGCACATACGGCTCATCACAATTATAACAAAGGCCCTGTTTGCGGCGCTCGCTCATCTCTGCTGGTGTCAGGAACCTGAAGGGTCGTGGAGAGGATGCTGATGATGCGGTCTGGGACCCCGACACCCCTGTGGACGGCTGGCTGCCTTGACCTTGGGCAGGGCGACGTGGAGGCCGGCCAGACGGGGCAGGGAGCGCGAGCGTTGTTGCGGCATTATGACGCTCATAAGCACGCGCCAAACGCATGGCACGATGGAGGTCCTGAGGTTCGTGCAACTCCACGTCAATTCTGATGTGCTCCGGAAGGCCACCTGTGAATAGCTGAGCCTGCTGGAGGGGCTGCAGCCGTCCTGCGTGCGCTAAGCGCGCCTGGAACGCGGACATGTAAGCGTCAACATTCGTAGTGAACGGCAGTCGGGCAAGGTCGGCGAGGTGGTTGGTGGAGAGCGCCGGCCCAAATCGCTGGTGACACAGGAGTCTGAAGTTCTCCCACGACGGCCTACCGGTGTCCCTCTCCATGATATAATACCACTGCTgggcatcaccggtcatgtggaACGAAGCTAACCACACCTTGTCTGCCTCCTTAGTCAACTGGCCGCGGAAGAACGACTCACAGCGGTTTAACCAGCCGAGGGGATCTTCCTTGCCGTCATAAACAGGAAAGGACAGCTTGTGGTACTTGGGGACTCCATGGCTCTCCCCGTCGCCTTCAGACTGCTGCTGCCCGTGCAGACGAGGAGGTAAGTCATGGAGCACCGTGGCCGACGAGTAGACCGGCCCGTGTAGGATGGAGGACAGGGACGGAATCGGCGACGGTGAAGACGGAAACTGAATGGACTGGATCGGCACGCCAGTCTGTGGCGGTTGTGAGCCTACAGCTGGTGACACCGGAAGCGACGTCGTGGGCACCGGCAATGGCGGCGTAGGCAGAATCTCGGAGATGACGGGCCCTGATGCCGGAAGCGCTGGGATGCCCCCATACCCCGGCATGCCATACTGCAGGCGGAGCGGATCGGAATACGGCAGCAATGGCGAGTCCTGACGGACCAGGACAGGCTCTCGATGGCGGCCACCCGCAAAGACAGCTCTCCCATCTGGCGCTGCATGCCGTCAAACATGGCGCCCATCTGTTGTTGCGCCTGTACCAGGGCAGCCAATGATTCTTCGATGGTGGGCGGCGCTGGCGGTGGCGCCGGCGTCCCGGAGGTTGTCACCGGAGCCGACGAGACGACGGGAAGTGTGGTTGCGCCCGAGGAAGCGACGGGTGACGTGGCCGAGCCGGTAGAGGGCACAACGGAGGAGGAGAAAGTCCCAGAGGAAGCCATGATCTCTGATACCAAGTTGTTAGCGCTTCGGCTCCTGAGATTGTACTGGTGGTGGACTGGAGGTCGTGGCTTGAAGAGACGCCGGCGAACTGGAGGTGCcgtggccggcgtcgagctctcGCGAGTAGATGGGAAGGAGAATAACGTGCAGGAGAATAGGCTGGGGGCCCAAGGGAGACGTGAGTCTCAATCCCAGGCTTCCTTTCCATTAAGCAACTAGAGTTTGGTACTTATACAATTGATCCTAACAACTTGAATCTAATCCTGACTCGAATAACAAACTGACTGAATAACAAATCCCTGAAATCTAGGACTCTTGATAACTAAACCTCACGTGACTAGGCACCAGCCTCATGGTGGCCCCACTGGTCAGCCACG includes:
- the LOC136456681 gene encoding external alternative NAD(P)H-ubiquinone oxidoreductase B3, mitochondrial-like, with translation MASNGLSMVRRAAEAVRRTPQWKKGLVFFAVGASTLTYACQDNRVLQICDGTGNKKKVVILGTGWAGASFLRNIDTSLYDVHVVSPRNYFTFTPLLPSVTCGTVEARSIVEPIRNIVRKRNGAFRFWEAECFKIDPTNKKVHCRSDVGTNINGNGEFVVDYDYLIVSVGARPNTFNTPGVTENCHFLKEVEDAQKIRKSVMKCFERAALPNLSEEERKKNLHFVVIGGGPTGVEFAAELHDFVNEDLAKLYPDVKKYVNISVIEAGGHILTMFDKRITQFAEEKFKRDGIDLKTNFKVVKVSDKDITMTNPATGEVAVPYGMAVWSTGIGTRPIIMDFMKQVGQGNRRVLATDEWLRVQGCEDVYALGDCTTIAQRKVMEDVAAIFRVADKDNSGTLTVKKIKDVLGDIYERYPQVELYLKSNQMKGFHDLLKDSDGSSKELKELDIEQFKRALAQVDSQVKMLPATAQVAAQEGSYLADCFNRIKTCEEYPEGPIRIRGAGRHRFKPFRYRHLGQFAPLGGEQTAYQLPGDWVHVGHSTQWLWYSVYASKQFSWRTRMLVVSDWGRRFIFGRDSSSI